Proteins encoded within one genomic window of Esox lucius isolate fEsoLuc1 chromosome 12, fEsoLuc1.pri, whole genome shotgun sequence:
- the LOC105013674 gene encoding coiled-coil domain-containing protein 42, with protein sequence MFGFQSFESTLKALRVRKKELREKEEQRKEYLKKFDNFLNDNEVKRYRAVRKAGRERELTNQKQAELATLQEEMEALIKERDRLEKRVQKNAIYPRYLDKVVQASEQFQEARQVMSRYDTLMLNREDLVRTTQQNQESTEKARAQLARFTEQSNDTLLHYNNTLAQLQSQLDQARAEGLIWESRWAHIQNTAAKKTLLLGTIKMATLNLYQSVWKRGKDNGESPVLPEDTLKQLEKIQMFLADLISIWEEVSKPDQPGPSGHR encoded by the exons atgtttGGGTTTCAGAGTTTTGAGTCAACCCTCAAAGCCCTGAGGGTCCGCAAGAAAGaactcagagagaaagaggagcagaGGAAAGAGTATCTGAAGAAATTTGACAACTTCCTGAAT GATAATGAAGTAAAACGATATAGAGCGGTTAGGAAGGCTGGCCGAGAGAGGGAACTGACCAATCAGAAGCAGGCGGAACTAGCCACACTCCAGGAGGAGATGGAAGCTCTTATCAAAGAGAGAGATCGTCTGGAGAAACGAGTACAGAAGAATGCTATCTACCCCCGATATTTGGATAAAGTGGTTCAGGCCAGTGAACAG TTTCAGGAGGCCCGACAGGTGATGTCTCGCTACGAcacattaatgctgaacaggGAGGACCTTGTCCGGACTACCCAGCAGAACCAGGAGAGCACAGAGAAGGCCCGAGCCCAACTGGCCCGCTTCACGGAGCAAAGCAACGACACTCTGTTGCACTACAACAATACCCTGGCCCAGTTACAGAGCCAGCTCGACCAAGCCCGCGCTGAGGGCCTGATTTGG GAATCAAGATGGGCCCACATTCAGAACACAGCTGCCAAGAAGACACTGCTATTGGGCACAATCAAGATGGCCACACTGAACCTGTACCAGAGTGTGTGGAAGCGGGGAAAAGACAACGGGGAATCCCCTGTTCTGCCAGAGGACACGCTGAAACAGCTGGAGAAG ATCCAGATGTTCTTAGCTGATCTGATCTCCATTTGGGAGGAGGTGAGCAAGCCAGATCAGCCAGGACCATCCGGACACCGATAG
- the hipk1a gene encoding homeodomain-interacting protein kinase 1 isoform X1: MTSQLQVFSSPSVSSSAYTRSKKLKVENSVCGVSSQVGDNNNNNNNNNNNNTYYQQGPVRGPSPSGSSYNPAYSSTSHQGYPSTGAGSREQTVVRAADSTGSARGPPSSSSSSSSASRRVKDAASSSQPGDLYQKQYGNSLKRKSVEVDSSDSVQILEELSAPVLSNRTAAGGGTTTAQSIAHSTSTTKSSNSHSEGDYQLVQHEILCSVANSYEVLEFLGRGTFGQVAKCWKRGTNEIVAIKILKNHPSYARQGQIEVSILSRLSTENADEFNFVRSYECFQHKNHTCLVFEMLEQNLYDFLKHSKFSPLLLKSIRPVLQQVATALMKLKSLGLIHADLKPENIMLVDPLRQPYRVKVIDFGSASHVSKAVCSTYLQSRYYRAPEIILGLPFCEAIDMWSLGCVIAELFLGWPLYPGASEYDQIRYISQTQGLPAEYLLSAGTKTSRFFNRGPDSSYPLWRLKTPSEHEAELGIKSKEARKYIFNCLDDMMQVNMTSLEGTDVLAEKADRREFIDLLKKMLTLDADKRITPMKTLNHPFVTMTHLLHFPHSSHVKSCFQNMDICKRRVSAFESGKNLFSSNATPSAAANLTVTFSSQLNQHSQMASSGGQSLSLSSNVPLLNYQPGQPGLYQQATINIPGLTQQSVPLQTRSSQLCGQTEPFQQTLIVCPPTIQGLQTSGKHSGFPVRMENSVPMVPHNQSSQPLHLQPGMLTQASCNPLMVATLRGPVPGMVPLYSLALGRGAGVSGLLDQSPTLLQGWPAGTQQIIIPSTWQQMPGMAIHNPSQSQTLVPDSPMGVPLSGGDGSGQQASHWRGRHGGHYDGVPQVEHALGRHATRAPSQARSQQGKRSKARHADSRPRPASLLHPAASVVHNTPLPAFSGDPIVISDTPSPAVSIITIHSDTEDEEDRKVPATSSGANQRANVISCVTVHDSLDSDSSTSSPLSPKCLANNSSLSQTSHFSSSKSLAIILPSVKTQPGESRAHKPDQSAHVAGKSKKGMAQHSSRSGGDLSSDRHQSARSSRSQPLNLSQVQQSVMSSSQDGTEGNSSSLRRPPTYPPPVSSHSSFRLHEAASIFTSTPNLYAYPASAALASVSQAVDQLHAGGSSRQARPSGPYSSLGLLHAQGQYHHQQQQQLAAQPYPVPRSSTAAYQLSQRKLSQYPYL; this comes from the exons ATGACTTCCCAGCTCCAggtcttctcctctccctcggTCTCCTCCAGCGCCTACACCCGCTCCAAGAAACTGAAGGtggagaacagtgtgtgtggtgtgagcaGCCAGGTGggcgacaacaacaacaacaataataataataacaacaacaacacttaCTACCAGCAGGGCCCTGTCAGaggcccctccccctctggatcAAGTTACAATCCAGCATACAGCTCCACCTCCCACCAGGGGTATCCATCAACAGGGGCGGGCTCCCGGGAACAGACAGTCGTGCGAGCGGCTGACAGCACCGGCAGCGCCCGAGGACCACCttcttcttcatcttcctcctcctctgccagCCGCCGTGTCAAGGATGCCGCGTCCTCTTCCCAGCCAGGCGACCTATACCAAAAGCAGTATGGGAATAGCCTGAAGAGGAAGAGTGTGGAGGTGGACAGCAGCGACAGTGTCCAGATTCTGGAGGAGCTCTCGGCCCCCGTTCTCTCCAACCGCACGGCCGCTGGTGGGGGTACTACCACAGCCCAGTCCATAGCCCATTCCACCTCAACCACCAAGAGTAGCAACTCTCACAGTGAGGGTGACTATCAGCTAGTGCAACATGAGATCCTGTGCTCTGTGGCTAACAGCTATGAGGTCCTTGAGTTCCTGGGGAGAGGCACATTTGGTCAGGTGGCTAAATGCTGGAAGCGTGGCACCAACGAAATCGTGGCCATCAAGATCTTAAAGAATCATCCCTCGTATGCCCGGCAAGGTCAAATTGAG GTTAGTATCCTGAGCAGACTGAGCACAGAGAACGCAGACGAGTTTAACTTTGTGCGTTCCTATGAGTGTTTCCAACACAAGAACCACACCTGTCTTGTGTTTGAGATGTTGGAGCAGAACCTATATGACTTCCTCAAGCACAGCAAGTTCAGCCCGCTGCTGCTCAAGTCCATCCGGCCGGTGCTTCAGCAG GTGGCCACGGCCCTGATGAAGCTGAAGAGCTTGGGTCTGATCCATGCTGACCTGAAGCCGGAGAACATCATGCTGGTGGATCCTCTCAGACAGCCCTACAGGGTGAAGGTCATAGATTTCGGCTCTGCCAGTCACGTCTCCAAGGCCGTGTGTTCCACCTACCTGCAGTCGCGTTACTACCG GGCACCAGAGATCATCCTGGGTCTTCCCTTCTGTGAAGCTATAGATATGTGGTCTCTGGGCTGTGTTATTGCTGAACTGTTCTTGGGTTGGCCTCTTTATCCTGGTGCCTCAGAGTATGATCAG ATCCGGTACATCTCCCAGACCCAGGGCCTGCCTGCCGAATACCTCTTGAGTGCCGGCACTAAGACCAGCCGCTTCTTCAACAGAGGCCCTGACTCCAGCTACCCCCTCTGGAGGCTCAAG ACTCCTTCAGAGCACGAGGCGGAGCTGGGAATAAAATCCAAGGAGGCTCGGAAATACATCTTCAACTGTTTGGATGACATGATGCAG gTGAACATGACGAGTCTGGAGGGGACCGATGTCCTGGCAGAGAAGGCTGACCGCAGGGAGTTCATTGACCTGCTGAAGAAGATGCTAACGCTGGACGCGGACAAACGAATCACCCCCATGAAGACCCTGAACCACCCCTTTGTCACCATGACGCACCTCCTGCACTTCCCGCACAGCTCTCA TGTGAAGTCCTGCTTCCAGAACATGGACATCTGCAAGCGCAGGGTGAGTGCCTTCGAGAGTGGGAAGAATCTGTTTTCCAGCAACGCCACGCCCAGCGCTGCTGCCAACCTCACAGTCACATTCAGCAGTCAGCTGAACCAGCACAGCCAG ATGGCGTCATCTGGTGGCCAGTCTCTGTCCCTGAGCAGCAACGTCCCGCTACTCAACTACCAGCCGGGTCAGCCAGGTCTGTACCAGCAGGCGACCATCAACATCCCTGGTCTCACCCAGCAGAGTGTCCCTTTACAGACCCGATCCTCTCAGCTGTGTGGCCAGACCGAGCCCTTCCAGCAGACCCTCATCGTCTGCCCACCCACCATCCAAG GCCTCCAGACGTCAGGTAAACACTCTGGTTTCCCAGTGAGAATGGAGAACTCGGTTCCCATGGTTCCCCACAACCAGTCCTCTCAGCCTCTCCATCTTCAGCCAGGGATGCTCACACAG GCCTCCTGCAACCCCCTGATGGTAGCCACCCTACGCGGCCCGGTGCCAGGAATGGTCCCACTGTATTCGCTGGCCCTCGGCCGTGGGGCCGGAGTGTCTGGCCTACTGGATCAGAGCCCAACCCTGCTG CAGGGCTGGCCTGCAGGCACCCAGCAGATCATTATCCCCTCCACGTGGCAGCAGATGCCGGGCATGGCCATCCACAACCCTAGCCAGTCCCAGACACTGGTTCCTGACTCGCCCATGGGAGTCCCCCTGTCTGGGGGAGATGGCTCAGGACAGCAGGCCTCCCACTGGAG GGGTCGTCATGGAGGTCATTACGATGGCGTCCCGCAGGTGGAGCATGCCCTGGGGCGTCACGCAACCAGAGCCCCCTCCCAGGCAAGGTCGCAGCAGGGGAAAAGGTCCAAGGCTCGACATGCAGACAGCAGGCCCAG GCCTGCGTCTTTGCTGCATCCGGCTGCCTCTGTAGTCCACAACACCCCTCTGCCAGCCTTCAGCGGGGACCCCATAGTCATCTCCGATACGCCCAGCCCGGCGGTCAGCATCATCACCATccacagcgacaccgaggacgAGGAAGACCGGAAGGTCCCAGCTACCAG CTCGGGTGCCAATCAGCGGGCCAACGTGATCAGCTGTGTGACAGTCCACGACTCTCTCGACTCGGACTCGTCCACCAGCAGTCCCCTGAGCCCCAAGTGCCTGGCCAACAACTCGTCCTTGTCCCAGACCTCCCACTTCTCCTCATCCAAGTCCCTGGCCATCATCCTGCCCTCTGTGAAAACCCAGCCTGGGGAGAGCAGAGCGCACAAACCTG ATCAATCCGCCCATGTCGCTGGTAAGTCAAAGAAGGGAATGGCTCAGCATTCCAGCAGGTCAGGAGGGGACTTGAGCTCTGATCGCCACCAGAGTGCCAGATCCAGCAGATCCCAACCACTCAACCTGAGTCAG GTACAGCAGTCTGTGATGTCCTCGTCACAAGACGGAACAGAAGGCAACAGCAGCTCCTTGCGCCGCCCACCCACCTACCCTCCTCCTGTCTCGTCCCACTCCTCCTTCCGCCTTCACGAGGCTGCCTCCATCTTCACCTCCACACCTAACCTGTACGCCTACCCTGCCTCTGCGGCCCTGGCCTCTGTCTCGCAGGCTGTGGACCAGCTTCACGCCGGAGGCTCTTCTCGACAGGCCCGGCCTAGCGGGCCCTACTCCTCCCTGGGGCTCCTCCACGCCCAAGGCCAgtaccaccaccagcagcagcagcagctggcGGCCCAGCCTTACCCCGTCCCCAGATCCAGCACGGCAGCTTACCAGCTCAGCCAGAGAAAGCTTAGCCAGTACCCCTACCTGTGA
- the hipk1a gene encoding homeodomain-interacting protein kinase 1 isoform X2: MTSQLQVFSSPSVSSSAYTRSKKLKVENSVCGVSSQVGDNNNNNNNNNNNNTYYQQGPVRGPSPSGSSYNPAYSSTSHQGYPSTGAGSREQTVVRAADSTGSARGPPSSSSSSSSASRRVKDAASSSQPGDLYQKQYGNSLKRKSVEVDSSDSVQILEELSAPVLSNRTAAGGGTTTAQSIAHSTSTTKSSNSHSEGDYQLVQHEILCSVANSYEVLEFLGRGTFGQVAKCWKRGTNEIVAIKILKNHPSYARQGQIEVSILSRLSTENADEFNFVRSYECFQHKNHTCLVFEMLEQNLYDFLKHSKFSPLLLKSIRPVLQQVATALMKLKSLGLIHADLKPENIMLVDPLRQPYRVKVIDFGSASHVSKAVCSTYLQSRYYRAPEIILGLPFCEAIDMWSLGCVIAELFLGWPLYPGASEYDQIRYISQTQGLPAEYLLSAGTKTSRFFNRGPDSSYPLWRLKTPSEHEAELGIKSKEARKYIFNCLDDMMQVNMTSLEGTDVLAEKADRREFIDLLKKMLTLDADKRITPMKTLNHPFVTMTHLLHFPHSSHVKSCFQNMDICKRRVSAFESGKNLFSSNATPSAAANLTVTFSSQLNQHSQMASSGGQSLSLSSNVPLLNYQPGQPGLYQQATINIPGLTQQSVPLQTRSSQLCGQTEPFQQTLIVCPPTIQGLQTSGKHSGFPVRMENSVPMVPHNQSSQPLHLQPGMLTQQGWPAGTQQIIIPSTWQQMPGMAIHNPSQSQTLVPDSPMGVPLSGGDGSGQQASHWRGRHGGHYDGVPQVEHALGRHATRAPSQARSQQGKRSKARHADSRPRPASLLHPAASVVHNTPLPAFSGDPIVISDTPSPAVSIITIHSDTEDEEDRKVPATSSGANQRANVISCVTVHDSLDSDSSTSSPLSPKCLANNSSLSQTSHFSSSKSLAIILPSVKTQPGESRAHKPDQSAHVAGKSKKGMAQHSSRSGGDLSSDRHQSARSSRSQPLNLSQVQQSVMSSSQDGTEGNSSSLRRPPTYPPPVSSHSSFRLHEAASIFTSTPNLYAYPASAALASVSQAVDQLHAGGSSRQARPSGPYSSLGLLHAQGQYHHQQQQQLAAQPYPVPRSSTAAYQLSQRKLSQYPYL; this comes from the exons ATGACTTCCCAGCTCCAggtcttctcctctccctcggTCTCCTCCAGCGCCTACACCCGCTCCAAGAAACTGAAGGtggagaacagtgtgtgtggtgtgagcaGCCAGGTGggcgacaacaacaacaacaataataataataacaacaacaacacttaCTACCAGCAGGGCCCTGTCAGaggcccctccccctctggatcAAGTTACAATCCAGCATACAGCTCCACCTCCCACCAGGGGTATCCATCAACAGGGGCGGGCTCCCGGGAACAGACAGTCGTGCGAGCGGCTGACAGCACCGGCAGCGCCCGAGGACCACCttcttcttcatcttcctcctcctctgccagCCGCCGTGTCAAGGATGCCGCGTCCTCTTCCCAGCCAGGCGACCTATACCAAAAGCAGTATGGGAATAGCCTGAAGAGGAAGAGTGTGGAGGTGGACAGCAGCGACAGTGTCCAGATTCTGGAGGAGCTCTCGGCCCCCGTTCTCTCCAACCGCACGGCCGCTGGTGGGGGTACTACCACAGCCCAGTCCATAGCCCATTCCACCTCAACCACCAAGAGTAGCAACTCTCACAGTGAGGGTGACTATCAGCTAGTGCAACATGAGATCCTGTGCTCTGTGGCTAACAGCTATGAGGTCCTTGAGTTCCTGGGGAGAGGCACATTTGGTCAGGTGGCTAAATGCTGGAAGCGTGGCACCAACGAAATCGTGGCCATCAAGATCTTAAAGAATCATCCCTCGTATGCCCGGCAAGGTCAAATTGAG GTTAGTATCCTGAGCAGACTGAGCACAGAGAACGCAGACGAGTTTAACTTTGTGCGTTCCTATGAGTGTTTCCAACACAAGAACCACACCTGTCTTGTGTTTGAGATGTTGGAGCAGAACCTATATGACTTCCTCAAGCACAGCAAGTTCAGCCCGCTGCTGCTCAAGTCCATCCGGCCGGTGCTTCAGCAG GTGGCCACGGCCCTGATGAAGCTGAAGAGCTTGGGTCTGATCCATGCTGACCTGAAGCCGGAGAACATCATGCTGGTGGATCCTCTCAGACAGCCCTACAGGGTGAAGGTCATAGATTTCGGCTCTGCCAGTCACGTCTCCAAGGCCGTGTGTTCCACCTACCTGCAGTCGCGTTACTACCG GGCACCAGAGATCATCCTGGGTCTTCCCTTCTGTGAAGCTATAGATATGTGGTCTCTGGGCTGTGTTATTGCTGAACTGTTCTTGGGTTGGCCTCTTTATCCTGGTGCCTCAGAGTATGATCAG ATCCGGTACATCTCCCAGACCCAGGGCCTGCCTGCCGAATACCTCTTGAGTGCCGGCACTAAGACCAGCCGCTTCTTCAACAGAGGCCCTGACTCCAGCTACCCCCTCTGGAGGCTCAAG ACTCCTTCAGAGCACGAGGCGGAGCTGGGAATAAAATCCAAGGAGGCTCGGAAATACATCTTCAACTGTTTGGATGACATGATGCAG gTGAACATGACGAGTCTGGAGGGGACCGATGTCCTGGCAGAGAAGGCTGACCGCAGGGAGTTCATTGACCTGCTGAAGAAGATGCTAACGCTGGACGCGGACAAACGAATCACCCCCATGAAGACCCTGAACCACCCCTTTGTCACCATGACGCACCTCCTGCACTTCCCGCACAGCTCTCA TGTGAAGTCCTGCTTCCAGAACATGGACATCTGCAAGCGCAGGGTGAGTGCCTTCGAGAGTGGGAAGAATCTGTTTTCCAGCAACGCCACGCCCAGCGCTGCTGCCAACCTCACAGTCACATTCAGCAGTCAGCTGAACCAGCACAGCCAG ATGGCGTCATCTGGTGGCCAGTCTCTGTCCCTGAGCAGCAACGTCCCGCTACTCAACTACCAGCCGGGTCAGCCAGGTCTGTACCAGCAGGCGACCATCAACATCCCTGGTCTCACCCAGCAGAGTGTCCCTTTACAGACCCGATCCTCTCAGCTGTGTGGCCAGACCGAGCCCTTCCAGCAGACCCTCATCGTCTGCCCACCCACCATCCAAG GCCTCCAGACGTCAGGTAAACACTCTGGTTTCCCAGTGAGAATGGAGAACTCGGTTCCCATGGTTCCCCACAACCAGTCCTCTCAGCCTCTCCATCTTCAGCCAGGGATGCTCACACAG CAGGGCTGGCCTGCAGGCACCCAGCAGATCATTATCCCCTCCACGTGGCAGCAGATGCCGGGCATGGCCATCCACAACCCTAGCCAGTCCCAGACACTGGTTCCTGACTCGCCCATGGGAGTCCCCCTGTCTGGGGGAGATGGCTCAGGACAGCAGGCCTCCCACTGGAG GGGTCGTCATGGAGGTCATTACGATGGCGTCCCGCAGGTGGAGCATGCCCTGGGGCGTCACGCAACCAGAGCCCCCTCCCAGGCAAGGTCGCAGCAGGGGAAAAGGTCCAAGGCTCGACATGCAGACAGCAGGCCCAG GCCTGCGTCTTTGCTGCATCCGGCTGCCTCTGTAGTCCACAACACCCCTCTGCCAGCCTTCAGCGGGGACCCCATAGTCATCTCCGATACGCCCAGCCCGGCGGTCAGCATCATCACCATccacagcgacaccgaggacgAGGAAGACCGGAAGGTCCCAGCTACCAG CTCGGGTGCCAATCAGCGGGCCAACGTGATCAGCTGTGTGACAGTCCACGACTCTCTCGACTCGGACTCGTCCACCAGCAGTCCCCTGAGCCCCAAGTGCCTGGCCAACAACTCGTCCTTGTCCCAGACCTCCCACTTCTCCTCATCCAAGTCCCTGGCCATCATCCTGCCCTCTGTGAAAACCCAGCCTGGGGAGAGCAGAGCGCACAAACCTG ATCAATCCGCCCATGTCGCTGGTAAGTCAAAGAAGGGAATGGCTCAGCATTCCAGCAGGTCAGGAGGGGACTTGAGCTCTGATCGCCACCAGAGTGCCAGATCCAGCAGATCCCAACCACTCAACCTGAGTCAG GTACAGCAGTCTGTGATGTCCTCGTCACAAGACGGAACAGAAGGCAACAGCAGCTCCTTGCGCCGCCCACCCACCTACCCTCCTCCTGTCTCGTCCCACTCCTCCTTCCGCCTTCACGAGGCTGCCTCCATCTTCACCTCCACACCTAACCTGTACGCCTACCCTGCCTCTGCGGCCCTGGCCTCTGTCTCGCAGGCTGTGGACCAGCTTCACGCCGGAGGCTCTTCTCGACAGGCCCGGCCTAGCGGGCCCTACTCCTCCCTGGGGCTCCTCCACGCCCAAGGCCAgtaccaccaccagcagcagcagcagctggcGGCCCAGCCTTACCCCGTCCCCAGATCCAGCACGGCAGCTTACCAGCTCAGCCAGAGAAAGCTTAGCCAGTACCCCTACCTGTGA
- the hipk1a gene encoding homeodomain-interacting protein kinase 1 isoform X3, whose protein sequence is MTSQLQVFSSPSVSSSAYTRSKKLKVENSVCGVSSQVGDNNNNNNNNNNNNTYYQQGPVRGPSPSGSSYNPAYSSTSHQGYPSTGAGSREQTVVRAADSTGSARGPPSSSSSSSSASRRVKDAASSSQPGDLYQKQYGNSLKRKSVEVDSSDSVQILEELSAPVLSNRTAAGGGTTTAQSIAHSTSTTKSSNSHSEGDYQLVQHEILCSVANSYEVLEFLGRGTFGQVAKCWKRGTNEIVAIKILKNHPSYARQGQIEVSILSRLSTENADEFNFVRSYECFQHKNHTCLVFEMLEQNLYDFLKHSKFSPLLLKSIRPVLQQVATALMKLKSLGLIHADLKPENIMLVDPLRQPYRVKVIDFGSASHVSKAVCSTYLQSRYYRAPEIILGLPFCEAIDMWSLGCVIAELFLGWPLYPGASEYDQIRYISQTQGLPAEYLLSAGTKTSRFFNRGPDSSYPLWRLKTPSEHEAELGIKSKEARKYIFNCLDDMMQVNMTSLEGTDVLAEKADRREFIDLLKKMLTLDADKRITPMKTLNHPFVTMTHLLHFPHSSHVKSCFQNMDICKRRVSAFESGKNLFSSNATPSAAANLTVTFSSQLNQHSQMASSGGQSLSLSSNVPLLNYQPGQPGLYQQATINIPGLTQQSVPLQTRSSQLCGQTEPFQQTLIVCPPTIQGLQTSGKHSGFPVRMENSVPMVPHNQSSQPLHLQPGMLTQGWPAGTQQIIIPSTWQQMPGMAIHNPSQSQTLVPDSPMGVPLSGGDGSGQQASHWRGRHGGHYDGVPQVEHALGRHATRAPSQARSQQGKRSKARHADSRPRPASLLHPAASVVHNTPLPAFSGDPIVISDTPSPAVSIITIHSDTEDEEDRKVPATSSGANQRANVISCVTVHDSLDSDSSTSSPLSPKCLANNSSLSQTSHFSSSKSLAIILPSVKTQPGESRAHKPDQSAHVAGKSKKGMAQHSSRSGGDLSSDRHQSARSSRSQPLNLSQVQQSVMSSSQDGTEGNSSSLRRPPTYPPPVSSHSSFRLHEAASIFTSTPNLYAYPASAALASVSQAVDQLHAGGSSRQARPSGPYSSLGLLHAQGQYHHQQQQQLAAQPYPVPRSSTAAYQLSQRKLSQYPYL, encoded by the exons ATGACTTCCCAGCTCCAggtcttctcctctccctcggTCTCCTCCAGCGCCTACACCCGCTCCAAGAAACTGAAGGtggagaacagtgtgtgtggtgtgagcaGCCAGGTGggcgacaacaacaacaacaataataataataacaacaacaacacttaCTACCAGCAGGGCCCTGTCAGaggcccctccccctctggatcAAGTTACAATCCAGCATACAGCTCCACCTCCCACCAGGGGTATCCATCAACAGGGGCGGGCTCCCGGGAACAGACAGTCGTGCGAGCGGCTGACAGCACCGGCAGCGCCCGAGGACCACCttcttcttcatcttcctcctcctctgccagCCGCCGTGTCAAGGATGCCGCGTCCTCTTCCCAGCCAGGCGACCTATACCAAAAGCAGTATGGGAATAGCCTGAAGAGGAAGAGTGTGGAGGTGGACAGCAGCGACAGTGTCCAGATTCTGGAGGAGCTCTCGGCCCCCGTTCTCTCCAACCGCACGGCCGCTGGTGGGGGTACTACCACAGCCCAGTCCATAGCCCATTCCACCTCAACCACCAAGAGTAGCAACTCTCACAGTGAGGGTGACTATCAGCTAGTGCAACATGAGATCCTGTGCTCTGTGGCTAACAGCTATGAGGTCCTTGAGTTCCTGGGGAGAGGCACATTTGGTCAGGTGGCTAAATGCTGGAAGCGTGGCACCAACGAAATCGTGGCCATCAAGATCTTAAAGAATCATCCCTCGTATGCCCGGCAAGGTCAAATTGAG GTTAGTATCCTGAGCAGACTGAGCACAGAGAACGCAGACGAGTTTAACTTTGTGCGTTCCTATGAGTGTTTCCAACACAAGAACCACACCTGTCTTGTGTTTGAGATGTTGGAGCAGAACCTATATGACTTCCTCAAGCACAGCAAGTTCAGCCCGCTGCTGCTCAAGTCCATCCGGCCGGTGCTTCAGCAG GTGGCCACGGCCCTGATGAAGCTGAAGAGCTTGGGTCTGATCCATGCTGACCTGAAGCCGGAGAACATCATGCTGGTGGATCCTCTCAGACAGCCCTACAGGGTGAAGGTCATAGATTTCGGCTCTGCCAGTCACGTCTCCAAGGCCGTGTGTTCCACCTACCTGCAGTCGCGTTACTACCG GGCACCAGAGATCATCCTGGGTCTTCCCTTCTGTGAAGCTATAGATATGTGGTCTCTGGGCTGTGTTATTGCTGAACTGTTCTTGGGTTGGCCTCTTTATCCTGGTGCCTCAGAGTATGATCAG ATCCGGTACATCTCCCAGACCCAGGGCCTGCCTGCCGAATACCTCTTGAGTGCCGGCACTAAGACCAGCCGCTTCTTCAACAGAGGCCCTGACTCCAGCTACCCCCTCTGGAGGCTCAAG ACTCCTTCAGAGCACGAGGCGGAGCTGGGAATAAAATCCAAGGAGGCTCGGAAATACATCTTCAACTGTTTGGATGACATGATGCAG gTGAACATGACGAGTCTGGAGGGGACCGATGTCCTGGCAGAGAAGGCTGACCGCAGGGAGTTCATTGACCTGCTGAAGAAGATGCTAACGCTGGACGCGGACAAACGAATCACCCCCATGAAGACCCTGAACCACCCCTTTGTCACCATGACGCACCTCCTGCACTTCCCGCACAGCTCTCA TGTGAAGTCCTGCTTCCAGAACATGGACATCTGCAAGCGCAGGGTGAGTGCCTTCGAGAGTGGGAAGAATCTGTTTTCCAGCAACGCCACGCCCAGCGCTGCTGCCAACCTCACAGTCACATTCAGCAGTCAGCTGAACCAGCACAGCCAG ATGGCGTCATCTGGTGGCCAGTCTCTGTCCCTGAGCAGCAACGTCCCGCTACTCAACTACCAGCCGGGTCAGCCAGGTCTGTACCAGCAGGCGACCATCAACATCCCTGGTCTCACCCAGCAGAGTGTCCCTTTACAGACCCGATCCTCTCAGCTGTGTGGCCAGACCGAGCCCTTCCAGCAGACCCTCATCGTCTGCCCACCCACCATCCAAG GCCTCCAGACGTCAGGTAAACACTCTGGTTTCCCAGTGAGAATGGAGAACTCGGTTCCCATGGTTCCCCACAACCAGTCCTCTCAGCCTCTCCATCTTCAGCCAGGGATGCTCACACAG GGCTGGCCTGCAGGCACCCAGCAGATCATTATCCCCTCCACGTGGCAGCAGATGCCGGGCATGGCCATCCACAACCCTAGCCAGTCCCAGACACTGGTTCCTGACTCGCCCATGGGAGTCCCCCTGTCTGGGGGAGATGGCTCAGGACAGCAGGCCTCCCACTGGAG GGGTCGTCATGGAGGTCATTACGATGGCGTCCCGCAGGTGGAGCATGCCCTGGGGCGTCACGCAACCAGAGCCCCCTCCCAGGCAAGGTCGCAGCAGGGGAAAAGGTCCAAGGCTCGACATGCAGACAGCAGGCCCAG GCCTGCGTCTTTGCTGCATCCGGCTGCCTCTGTAGTCCACAACACCCCTCTGCCAGCCTTCAGCGGGGACCCCATAGTCATCTCCGATACGCCCAGCCCGGCGGTCAGCATCATCACCATccacagcgacaccgaggacgAGGAAGACCGGAAGGTCCCAGCTACCAG CTCGGGTGCCAATCAGCGGGCCAACGTGATCAGCTGTGTGACAGTCCACGACTCTCTCGACTCGGACTCGTCCACCAGCAGTCCCCTGAGCCCCAAGTGCCTGGCCAACAACTCGTCCTTGTCCCAGACCTCCCACTTCTCCTCATCCAAGTCCCTGGCCATCATCCTGCCCTCTGTGAAAACCCAGCCTGGGGAGAGCAGAGCGCACAAACCTG ATCAATCCGCCCATGTCGCTGGTAAGTCAAAGAAGGGAATGGCTCAGCATTCCAGCAGGTCAGGAGGGGACTTGAGCTCTGATCGCCACCAGAGTGCCAGATCCAGCAGATCCCAACCACTCAACCTGAGTCAG GTACAGCAGTCTGTGATGTCCTCGTCACAAGACGGAACAGAAGGCAACAGCAGCTCCTTGCGCCGCCCACCCACCTACCCTCCTCCTGTCTCGTCCCACTCCTCCTTCCGCCTTCACGAGGCTGCCTCCATCTTCACCTCCACACCTAACCTGTACGCCTACCCTGCCTCTGCGGCCCTGGCCTCTGTCTCGCAGGCTGTGGACCAGCTTCACGCCGGAGGCTCTTCTCGACAGGCCCGGCCTAGCGGGCCCTACTCCTCCCTGGGGCTCCTCCACGCCCAAGGCCAgtaccaccaccagcagcagcagcagctggcGGCCCAGCCTTACCCCGTCCCCAGATCCAGCACGGCAGCTTACCAGCTCAGCCAGAGAAAGCTTAGCCAGTACCCCTACCTGTGA